The region CCGGAGGAACCCGGCGCGATGGACCTGGCGTTCAAGACCGCCAGGGACGCCGTCCCCGACCTGGTCGTCGCCAACGACCCGGACGCCGACCGCTGCGCCGTCGCCGTGCCCGACCCGGCCGCGGACGCGGGCTGGCGGATGCTGCGCGGCGACGAACTGGGGGCGCTCCTGGCCGCGCACCTCGTACGGCGGGGCGCCGCCGAGCCCGGCCGGGACGTCCTCGCGGCGAGCATCGTGTCGTCCTCGCTGCTGTCGAGGATCGCAGCCGCCGCCGGGCTCGGTTACGAGGACACCCTGACCGGCTTCAAGTGGATCGCCCGGGTGCCGGGCCTCCGCTACGGCTACGAGGAAGCGCTCGGCTACTGCGTCGACCCCGACGGGGTCAAGGACAAGGACGGCATCAGCGCGGCCCTGCTCATCGCGGAGATGGCCGCCGGCCTCAAGCGGGAGGGCCGCACGCTCGCCGACGTCCTGGACGACCTCGCCGTCGCGCACGGCCTGCACGCGACCGACCAGCTCTCCGCACGGGTGGCGGACCTGTCGCTGATCGCGGACGTGATGGCGCGGCTGCGGGCGGAGGCTCCGGTGGAGCTTGCCGGGCTCGCCGTCGTCACGGCGGAGGACCTGCTCGACGGGGCGGGTGGCCTGCCGCCGACCGACGGCCTGCGCTACCGCCTGGCCGGCGGGGGCGTGTCGTCGGCCCGGGTCGTGGTCCGGCCAAGCGGAACCGAGCCCAAGCTCAAGTGCTACCTGGAGGTGGTCGTCCCGGTCGACGGCGACCTCGCCGCCGCCCGCGCCACCGCGACGTCCGTCCTGGCGGCCCTGAAGTCCGCGCTCGCCTCAGCGGCGGGCCTCTAGGACGACCCGCTTCCCTCGGCGGCGACCCTCTTGAGCCGGCCCCCTCCCGCACGGGGACATGCCCTCCGCCCGGGGTGCGCCCTCCCCCGGGGGGCTCCCTCACCCCGGGGGGCGCCTCGGCTGGCGGTACGCCCCCTGCCCGGGGGGGTGCCTCTATGTCTTTCGTCAAGGCATCTCTGCCGGTTTTGGGGTAGTTCGGTGTTGTTGGGGTTAGGCGGCGAGCTCGACGCCTTTCGGTGCCCGAGTCTCATAGAAGGTGCCGTCGCGGAGCATGGCGAACAGGACGCTGATGCGTTGGCGGGCGAGTCGGAGGAGTGCTTGGGTGTGGGTTTTTCCGCGGGCTCGTTGCTTGTCGTAGTAGGTCCGGGAGGCGGGATCGGCGTTCATGCAGGCGAAGGCGGATAGGAACATGGCGCGTTTGAGCTGCCGGTTTCCGCCTCGGGGGGCGTGTTCGCCGTGGATCGAGGTGCCGGATTGTCGGGTGGTGGGGGCGAGGCCTGCGTAGGAGGCGAGGTGGGCGGCGGTGGGGAAGCTGGTTCCGTCGCCGACGGTGGTCAGCAGGACTGCGGCGGTCCTGACACCGACGCCGGGCATCGAGGTCAGGACCTGGGAAAGAGGGTGGGCCTCCAGCAGGGTGTTGATCTGGGTTTCCATCGCCCGGCGCTGGGTGTGCACGGCGGCCAGGGAGGCGGCCAGGGAGGGGACGACGATGTCGAGGGTGCCGGTGCCGGGGACGACGACGGTCTGCTCGTCGAGCGCGTCGAAGACGTCGTCGATCAGCCTGTGGGCCATGCGCGGGGCCTTCGGGCGGATCAGTTCCACGAGTCTGCGGCGGCCGGCTTTGCGCAGGGCGGCCGGGGAGCCGTGGCGTTCCAGGAGCCAGGTGACGGCCTGGTGGTCCAGGCGGGGGCCCAGGACGCGCTCCAGGCTGGGGTGGAACTGGGTGAGCAGGCCGCGTATCCGGTTGCTGGTGCGGGTGGCCTCGGCGGCGAGGTCCTGGTCGAAGCCGGTCAGCACGGTCAGCTCGGCGGTGATCTCGTCGGTCAGTTCCAGGGAGCGCAGGGTGTGCGGCATGGTTCGCGCGGCGTCGGCGATGACGGCCGCGTCCTTGGCGTCGGTCTTGGCCTCGCCGGGGTAGAGGTCGGCGATCCGTCGCATGGCCAGGCCGGGCAGGTAGGCCACCTGGCAGCCGGCGTCGCGGGCGACGGCCAGGGGCAGGGCGCCGATGGAGGCGGGCTGGTCCACGATGACCAGGACGGTGCCGAACTTCGTGGTCAGCTTGTCGAACACGGCCCGCAGCTTCGGTTCGCTGTTGGGCAGCGGCTTGTCGAAGACCTTCTTCCCGGTCGGGGTGAGCCCGTGCCCGTGGTGGGCGGACTTGCCGACGTCCAGGCCGAGGAACACGCCCACGTCTTCGATCTCGAACATCGCGCCCTTCCAGGGGGTTTGACGATGCCGGCCTCGGCTCGGGTGTCGTGCTCGCGCATCCACGTTATGCAGACCTGCCGCCCGCGAACTGTCCGGCGTTGCGCCGGACCGGGCGGTGGCCGGACCTCTGATCAGCGTCTCCGACGAACACCCCCGGACCCGGTGACACCACCCCCCAGGTCATGCCTTCGACAGGGGGCAACAGTCATGCCGGGCCCGGAGGCCAGCGATCCCGTTGCAGGACCACGAAAAACATAACGGGGTACGCCTCGCGTGGGCGGGCCGCCCGTCCACCCAGGGGTACGCCTCGCGCTGGCGGTACGCCCGTCCACCCAGGGGTTACGCCTTGCGTGAGCAGGCCGCCCGTCCACCCGGGGGTACGCCTCGCGCTGGCGGTACGCTCCTCCGCCCGGGGTTGCGCCTCGCGCTGGCCGTACGCCCGTCCACCCGGGGGTTACGCCTCGCGTGGGCGGGCCGCCCGTCCGCCCCGGGGGCGCCTCGCGCTGGCGGTGCCGTCCGCGAGCAGGTGGCGGAGCCCTCGCGCAGGCAACGGAACGCGGAGACCCGTGCGGCGAGTCACGACGCGGCCCGGCGTGCGGGCTCGGGCGCGGCCACCGCTCGGGGGCGTGGGGGCCTCCGGGGCCGGCCCAGGAATCACGAAAGCCGCCCGCAGGGGCTAGCTGAGGGACAGCAGGACGATCAGGACCACCGCACCGGCCGCCGCAGGGGCCAGGACCTCCCAGCACCAGCGCACCACCGGCACGGTGGACTCGCCCTCCGCCACCTTGCCCTCGTGGCGCTCGGCCAGCTCCCGCAGTTCACTGAGCGCCTGGTCCGACCAGGCCCGGATGGTCGGGTCCGCCCCCGGCACGGGCGAGGACCTGCGCCCGTACGCGGGCCGCCTCCCCCCGCCGCCCGGCGTGAACGCGTCGTCCCCCGCCGCCTTCACCTTGGCGTCCTGCCTGGCCGCCCGCTTGCGTGCGCGCAGCGAGACCGGGATGGCCCAGAGCTGGTACTTCTTGCCGCCGGCCAGCATCTCCGTGGAGTACGAGGACCGCACCCCGTCGACCCCGGCCCACGGCACGGTGATCGTACGGAACGGGTTGCGCACCCGGATCCGGTCGGAGTTCGCGAAGACCGCGGGCCGCAGCGTGAGCGCCACGATGAGCGGCAGCGCGAGCAGCAGTGCCGCGATGGCCAGCCAGGGAGTGTGACCCTTGCCATTGGCGATGGCGTCGCCGCCGAGCCAGCACGCGACCGCGACCAGCCCCACTCCGCCGACCATCCCGGCCATCGAGCGGTAGGCGCGGTCGGCGTACTTCGGCTGCCCGGGGCCGGCGCTGTCCGGCGGCGGCGTCGGGCGGTCGGACCTCGGACTCGTCATAACGACCGATTGTGCACGACCCCGCCCGCCGCCCGGGCCACGACCCGGTTGCGTTCCCGTCTCGACGCCGCCCCGCGGGCACCGCCGGGAGGCCAGGGGCACCCGGGGGCGCCCCGAGGTGGTCGGGCCTCGCCCGCCGGGCGCCCCGACGCCTTGGCGTCACCCGGGGGCGCCCGGGAGGCCGGGGCACCCTGAAACGCCTCGGGCCACCGCCGACCACAGCCGCCCGGGGGCCGCCCGGAAACGGCCGACCCTCACTCCAGGGCCGCCCCGGGCCGCCCCGCGGGCACCGCATACCCCGGCCCCCGGGCCACCCCGGGTAGTGACACGCCGCTACGCGCGTAGATATGCTGGGCTGGTGACCATGTCCTCAGTTGTTCCCGCATACGGCCCCGACGCCCCCGGGCGACTGGCCGGCCTTGCCGATGTCACGGCCTCGGACGCCGCCCTGCGGCGGTTCCTGCACGGCCTGCCCGGGGTCGACGCCGTCGGCCTCGACGCCAGAGCCGCCGGCCTCGGCACCCGGTCGGTCAAGACGACCGCGAAGGCGTACGCCATCGACCTGGCGATCTCGATGATCGACCTGACGACCCTGGAAGGCTCCGACACCCCCGGCAAGGTCCGGGCGCTGTGCGCCAAGGGGCGCAGGCCGGACCCGACCGACCCCGGCACCCCGCATGTCGCGGCGATCTGCGTCTATCCCGACATGGTCGCCGTGGCGCGGGAAGCGCTGGGCGACGACTCCGGCATCAGCATCGCCTCGGTCGCGACCGCCTTCCCCGCGGGCCGGGTCGCGCGGCCGGTCAAGCTCGCCGACACCGCGGACGCGGTCGCCGCGGGGGCCGACGAGATCGACATGGTCATCGACCGCGGCGCCTTCCTGTCCGGGCGCTACATGGAGGTCTTCGAGGAGATCAGGGCGATCAAGCAGGCCTGCGTCCGCCCCGACACGTCCGCCGCCCACCTCAAGGTGATCTTCGAGAACGGCGAGCTGTCGACGTACGACAACATCCGCCGCTGCTCCTGGCTGGCGATGCTGGCCGGCGCCGACTTCATCAAGACCTCCACCGGCAAGGTCGCGGTCAACGCCACCCCGCCCAACACCCTGCTGATGCTGGAGGCGGTACGCGACTTCCGCGACGCGGTCGGCGTGCAGGTCGGGGTCAAGCCGGCCGGCGGCATCCGTACGTCGAAGGACGCGATCAAGTACCTGGTGATGGTCAACGAAACCCTCGGCGACGACTGGCTGTCGCCCGACTGGTTCCGCTTCGGCGCCTCCAGCCTGCTCAATGATCTGCTGATGCAGCGGCAGAAGCTCAGCACCGGCCGGTATTCCGGTCCCGACTACGTCACGGTGGACTGATCGTCATGGCCAATGAGAAATTCGCCTACGCACCCGCGCCCGAGTCCCGCGCGATCCTCGATCTGGCGCCGTCCTACGGGCTGTTCATCGACGGTGAGTTCACCGACGCCGCCGACGGCACCGTCTTCAAGACCGTGTCGCCGTCGAGCGAGGAGGTGCTGGCCGAGGTCGCTCGGGCCGGCGAGGCCGACGTGGACCGCGCGGTGAAGGCGGCCCGCAAGGCGTTCACCAGCTGGAGCGCGCTGCCGGGCGCGGAGCGGGGCAAGTACCTCTTCCGTATCGCCCGTATCCTCCAGGAGCGCGCCCGCGAGCTGGCGGTGCTGGAGTCGCTGGACAACGGCAAGCCGATCCGCGAGACCCGGGACGTCGACCTCCCGCTGGTCGCCGCGCACTTCTTCTACTACGCCGGCTGGGCCGACAAGCTCGCGCACGCCGGCTACGGTCCCGACCCGCGCCCGCTGGGTGTGGCCGGGCAGGTCATCCCGTGGAATTTCCCGCTGCTGATGCTGGCCTGGAAGATCGCGCCCGCGCTGGCCGCGGGCAACACCGTGGTCCTCAAGCCGGCCGAGACCACCCCGCTGTCCGCCCTCTTCTTCGCCGACATCTGCCGGCAGGCCGGGCTGCCGCGCGGGGTCGTCAACATCCTTCCCGGTTACGGTGACGCGGGCGCCGCGCTG is a window of Streptomyces sp. NBC_01477 DNA encoding:
- a CDS encoding IS110 family transposase; translation: MFEIEDVGVFLGLDVGKSAHHGHGLTPTGKKVFDKPLPNSEPKLRAVFDKLTTKFGTVLVIVDQPASIGALPLAVARDAGCQVAYLPGLAMRRIADLYPGEAKTDAKDAAVIADAARTMPHTLRSLELTDEITAELTVLTGFDQDLAAEATRTSNRIRGLLTQFHPSLERVLGPRLDHQAVTWLLERHGSPAALRKAGRRRLVELIRPKAPRMAHRLIDDVFDALDEQTVVVPGTGTLDIVVPSLAASLAAVHTQRRAMETQINTLLEAHPLSQVLTSMPGVGVRTAAVLLTTVGDGTSFPTAAHLASYAGLAPTTRQSGTSIHGEHAPRGGNRQLKRAMFLSAFACMNADPASRTYYDKQRARGKTHTQALLRLARQRISVLFAMLRDGTFYETRAPKGVELAA
- a CDS encoding PH domain-containing protein, which gives rise to MTSPRSDRPTPPPDSAGPGQPKYADRAYRSMAGMVGGVGLVAVACWLGGDAIANGKGHTPWLAIAALLLALPLIVALTLRPAVFANSDRIRVRNPFRTITVPWAGVDGVRSSYSTEMLAGGKKYQLWAIPVSLRARKRAARQDAKVKAAGDDAFTPGGGGRRPAYGRRSSPVPGADPTIRAWSDQALSELRELAERHEGKVAEGESTVPVVRWCWEVLAPAAAGAVVLIVLLSLS
- a CDS encoding phospho-sugar mutase → MEDLIARAQAWAAEDPDPETRAELEGLLAAHDLPELADRFAGTLEFGTAGLRGALGAGPMRMNRAVVIRAAAGLAAYVRAHGGTSAVIGYDARHKSYDFARDTAAVMTAAGLRAYLLPGPLPTPVLAYAIRHLGADAGVMVTASHNPPQDNGYKVYLGDGSQIVPPADADIAAEIAAIGSLASVPLAADGWDVLGADVVTAYLRRAVAVLEPGGPRELSTVYTPLHGVGLGTLTAAFEQAGFTAPLAVAEQAVPDPDFPSVAFPNPEEPGAMDLAFKTARDAVPDLVVANDPDADRCAVAVPDPAADAGWRMLRGDELGALLAAHLVRRGAAEPGRDVLAASIVSSSLLSRIAAAAGLGYEDTLTGFKWIARVPGLRYGYEEALGYCVDPDGVKDKDGISAALLIAEMAAGLKREGRTLADVLDDLAVAHGLHATDQLSARVADLSLIADVMARLRAEAPVELAGLAVVTAEDLLDGAGGLPPTDGLRYRLAGGGVSSARVVVRPSGTEPKLKCYLEVVVPVDGDLAAARATATSVLAALKSALASAAGL
- the deoC gene encoding deoxyribose-phosphate aldolase, with the translated sequence MSSVVPAYGPDAPGRLAGLADVTASDAALRRFLHGLPGVDAVGLDARAAGLGTRSVKTTAKAYAIDLAISMIDLTTLEGSDTPGKVRALCAKGRRPDPTDPGTPHVAAICVYPDMVAVAREALGDDSGISIASVATAFPAGRVARPVKLADTADAVAAGADEIDMVIDRGAFLSGRYMEVFEEIRAIKQACVRPDTSAAHLKVIFENGELSTYDNIRRCSWLAMLAGADFIKTSTGKVAVNATPPNTLLMLEAVRDFRDAVGVQVGVKPAGGIRTSKDAIKYLVMVNETLGDDWLSPDWFRFGASSLLNDLLMQRQKLSTGRYSGPDYVTVD